agctacttgggaggctgaggctggagaatcacttgaacccaggaggcggaggttgtggtgagctgaggtcatgccatggcactccagcctgggcgacagagcgagactcttgtctcaaaaaataaattaaaaaaaaaaaaattaacatagtgccagtttttttttttttttctgttatttcccATTAAATTTTCTGTACTAAATGCTCaggaatttcttaaaatatgataAGAAATCATTTCAGTAATAACATTTAGCACACTACCAAATTTCTTTGATCgtttattacattttacatttgtacagaaaattaaaatagtaactgGGTATTTGGAATCTGAAAGTTTTAAGTGTATTTTGGTAACACTGTTATTTGGATTTGAATGGCACAAGGATGGGGACCACCTGTTCGGGATGTTACTGAAATCTGTTTCTTACGTTTTTAGAGGCTTCGTGACGGAGTTATCAGAGACATTGAGAGGCAAATtcggaaaaaagaaaacattcgtCTTTTGGGAGAACAGATTATTTTGACTGAGCAACTTgaagcagaaagagagaagatgTTATCGGCAAAAGGATCTCAAAAATCATGACTTGAATGTGAAATATCTGTTGGACAGACAACacgagtttgtgtgtgtgttgatggAGAGTAGCTTAGTAgtatcttcatcttttttttgatCACTGTCCTTTTAAACTTGATCAAATAAAGGACAGTGGGTCATATATTGTAAATTACTGCTTTCAGGGTCCCTTATATCTGAATAAAGGAGTGTGGGCAGACACTCTTTGGAAGAGTCTCTGTCTGGGTGATCCTGGTAGAAGCCCCAATAGGGTCACTGTCCAGAGCTTAGGGTTGTTACTGAGAAGCACTGCTGAGCTTgtgagaaggaagggagagaaggaagggatggATAGTAGCATCCACCTGAGTAGTCTGATCAGTCGGCATGATGACGAAGCCACGAGAACATCGACCTCAGAAGGACTGGAGGAAGGTGAAGTGGAGGGAGAGACACTCCTGATTGTCGAATCCGAGGATCAGGCATCAGTGGACTTATCGCACGACCAGAGTGGGGATTCCCTCAACAGCGATGAAGGAGACGTGTCGTGGATGGAGGAGCAGCTGTCCTACTTCTGTGACAAGTGCCAAAAATGGATACCAGCCAGTAAGGAGCTTCTCAATTCCTTTGATTTGTCAATTCCTGTGTGAAGGTTTGTTTTTCCAACCTGTGAAAGAAACGTGAATGTAAAACAGGCCTAAATAAAAGGATAATTATATTTATTCTCTAGTTGATGagctataaatttatataaaacataggCATGTTTGTACTAATGAAACTTACTGTCAACCTCTATCACATTGTTAAGTTAACACTTTTGGTGGTAACtcaataaaattgagaaaattggaAATCCTGTGTTACTTAAAAAGTTAGCCATATTTTTCTAACAAGATCATAGAGATTTAGGGCCAAATTCCAGTCCCAGTGTTGAATTCATGTTCAagtttataaaaattactttgttAATATTTAACTTATGTGGAGAACTCCTGCTATTGTTTACTGAAAAGAGGTTAGAATTAGCAGATTGAAGGTGTTTTTTGCCCTTTTTCTAGGACcagtctttttttccattttcctttttttctgctggCAAGAGATACCTCATACACACTCCCTGATTGCCTCAatcttgagattttcttttctctcttttttttttgagatggagttttgcttttgttgcccaggctagaatgcaatggcatgatctcggctcctgggttcaagcgattctcctgcctcagcctcccaagtagctgggattatagcgtttgccagcacacctggctaattttttttttttttttttttttgagacagagttttcttcttgttgcccaggctggagtgcaatggcgtgatcttggctcactgcaacctccacctcccaggttcaagtgattctcctgcctcagcctcccgagtagctgggattacaggcatgcgccaccatgcccggccaattttgtatttttagtagagatgaggtttctccatgttggtcaggctggtcttgaactcccgacctcaggtgatccacccgcctcggcctcccaaagtgctgggattacaggcatgtgccactgtgcttggccctgaTCTTGAGATTTTCAATGGGTAGCTTCCTGGCACCTGAGGAGCGTGGCTTGCCAGCCATCATATGGTTCATACCGAAACAGGATTTTCCCATTAGATAAGAGACTAGTAAAGACATACGTACTTGAGGAATGCCTTTGTGTAATATAATTTGTAACCAAGTCAGAGAAATACGTATATAATTGTGAAGAGGGTCATTTTCTGGCATGtggaaatgtttttcttaaaatgggTTCAACTTCAAATTTAGTCACTGTTAACTAATAGTAACATTTTCACAGGAAACGAATTTACTAGTTAGCTGGTTTTTGCTTCTGAGCGGTCTCTGCTTATTAATTTCAGGTTCTGCCTGAATTCTCAGTGGCTTTCCCTTTGTCCTGTTGAGGACAAATTTTAAGCTACCCTTTGTGGTCAGGCCCCTGCTAACTATAGCTTCTTTGATCCCCACACAACTTTGCAGTTAGGGTGAACTTATTCTTCATGAACTTATTCTTCACAAACAATTCTTATCCTTAGGGCTTTGTGcagtttttttcctctggaatATGCATCTCCACAGCCTTCATTCTCCCTATACACAAAGATACCCCTTTTCACCTGGCCAATTTCTAATCCTAAGCCTCCCCCCTAATACAGGTTGGGCCCCCTTTTTATTTACCCTCACACTGCCCTGTGGtacacatcacattccattccttatgtGTCACagagcatcagcatcacctgagggACTAAGAAATGTAACTCCTAGGCTCTGCTTCAGAAATTGATACATTGTATCTGGGCTAGAATcaagcatatttagaaaaccaagAACAACTTGGGTGATTCCAGTGCACTGTGAGCATGGAGAACCACTGTGCTGTTGTGATCACCTATTTTCTATGCAGCCCTCAGGGAAGTGCAAACCTGTGAGATCAGGCACCATTATCTGTCTTGGACTTTGTATTCCCAGttcctagcccagtgcctggtatGCAGAGGGAGCTCATATTTTTGAAAGAATGTGTGAAGAGACCTGCCTCTGGGAGTCAGGAATGTGACAGTTGGGAAATCCAGCAACAATACCTGCTTTTCCAGTACCTTTCTCCTAAAAGTTACTGGATCCTACAGATCTTAGTGGGCGTATACTTGGTGTTAGAAGAATAGAAATCTTTCttattcccttccttttccccatCTTGCAATTGTGGGTTGGCTGAAGAAAAGAAGACAACACGGGAAAGGAAAATCTGGGTGATAAATGGATTAAACCTTTAGGTTACCGCTGCTCTAGATAAACCCATGAtgtgactttttgtttttctcctaggTCAGCTGAGGGAACAGCTCAGTTACCTTAAGGGTGATAATTTTTTTAGGTTTACTTGTTCGGATTGCTCAGCAGATGGCAAGGAGCAGTATGAAAGGCTGAAGCTGACATGGCAGCAAGTGAGTAAAAAGCTCTTCCCCAAGTccatgagggtggtttccccaGGAGTTTGTTGGAATGAATATCTAGAAACTTAGGGATGAGCTTTTGAGTTGTTTGGAGGGGCACTTTTTATTTCGCAATGAAATTAGATACCGAATATGTGGAGAAGGGAGTGAAAAATACttgctgcaatcccagcactcagggaggccaaggcgggcagatcatctgaggtcaggacttcgagaccagcctggccgacatggtaaaaccctatctccattgaaaatacaaaaattagctggctatggtggggggcccctgtaatcccagctacctgggagactgaggcaggcgaatcgcttgaacctgggaggcagaggatgcagtgagcccacgctgcgccactgtactccagcttgggcgacaaagtgtgactccttttcaaaaaaaaaaaaaaaaaaaaagaaaaatattcactgCTGACTTGGTGAATTGGGCTTGAGAGGCTTGAGAAtctcatgatttcatttatatgtgaTACCAAGCTCTGATtataattgaaaatgaaattctCATTTTCCTGGCAGCCATTTTAAGaacaataaaactgtttttttaaagtagaaagatGGCTGTGTTGAAAATAGATTTGGAAGAAGGAAGGTGACTGATTGCAAAAACCAACATAACTTAGCTTTTCTGCATTTGAACTCGGAGATGTTTGAATTTTTGTTTGCTGAAATACTTGTTCATTTTTAACCATCTCTAATACCAACACCCTAAGTCAGCTGTATCCTAAACAATAGCTTTTTACTGATCTCCAGGTTGTATtaaattgttttggttttgtttctataTCAATATGTTAATgtataatatgaataataataagGCATCAATGTATACTTTTTAGTTCAAAAACCAAAtgaagccagacatggtggctcacatctgtaatcccagcactttgggaggcggaggcggccagatcgcctgagctcaggagacaagcctgggcaacatggtgaaaccccgactctataaaaaacaggccaggcgcggtggctcatgcctgtaatcccagcactttgggaggctgaggcggggggtggggggcagatcacctgaggtcgggagttcgagaccagcctgaccaacatggagaaacaccgtctctactaaaaatacaaaattagctgggcgcagtggcgcatgcctgtaatcccagctacttgggaggctgaggcaggagaattgcttgaacccaggaggcagaggttgcagtaagctgagatcgcgccactgcactacagcctgggcaacaagagtgaaagtccatctcaaaaaaaaacaacaaaaaaaacaaaacaatacaaaaattagctgagtgtggtggtggtgcactcctgtggtcccagcttctcaggagactgatgtgggagggttgcttgagcctgggaggttgaggctgcaatgagctgtgattgagccactgtactccagcctgggtggtaagagagtgggaccccatctcaaaaaaaaaaaaaaattatgtattactTAGTTTttatgttcattcatttgttcaacagaCACTGAGTACCTATTATGAACCAGGTGCTGTTCTAGGCCTGAGACTACTGTGGTGAACGAGACAGCTAAGGCCTCTGCCACAAGACAGCTGACATTCTATACTTAATTTTGATAATAAACAGATCAACAAGATAATTACCACAGCACTTTTTACTTTGAGCGAAATAGAGTGAtgagaaagattttaaattacaccATTTTAGCCACTTACAGTGTTCCTTGTAAATTTTAGTTGCCTTAGCAGCCTTCGTCTATTATCTTAATTATCAGTGCTTTATTAGGACATCTGATGAAATCTGTCAGTGTTGAATTAGGAAGCCTTTGACTTGCCTGAAAAAATGTAAGtagaaaatgaagagaagttTGTATTGAGGATAGAGCCTTATGAATATTATAACTGGGACATTTTTCTCAAGTGTACATAGGATACTGTGTGTAGGCAAGATCTTACTAATAGATTATAGTGATATGTGCACACAGGTAGATTTGTATTTGTCCTGCAAGTGGTTTCTCATAAAAGCTGTAAAATGGAAGATGAGCAAATATATGTaatttgttattttcaaaaatgtgagTTTTCTGTAGtggttctttttaaaagaaaagctggCTTTTGCTTATTTTGCTCAGAATAGGTAATATTGGCTCactttgcatatttatttattctttttttaaaaaaaatttttaaatctttttgaggcacaatctcactctgttgctcaggctggagtgcagtggtacaatctcggctcactgcaacctccgcctcccaggttcaagcagtcctcctgcctcagcccctctaatagctgggattacaggcatgcgccaccatgcctggctaattttttgtatttttagtagagatggagttttgccatgttggccaggctggtctcgaactcctgacctcaggtgatccacccacctcgacatcccaaagtgctgggattacaggcgtgagccactgtgcccggccactttgCATATTTAATTAGACTAACATAACTTGCAGATTATTTTTTCACTTCCAAAATACTTATTGATGGTGGATACTAACCTGGTAGGGTGAAGTGATAACTTAGGTTGCACATATCTGGTTCTTAGCAAACAACTGACCAGTATTTCTAGTTGCATCTGAAAAAGCCCATCTCTCATTGAAGACCTGAAAGAGAATCAGTTGGTCTTGAATGGACTCCATTGATATAGCCACATTCTTAGTATATTGAAATGTGGGTTTTCTGTCTTTAAATCTTAAACTTTGAAAGATTTACCAAAGAAATATGTAGAAATGCTTGTAACACAAACAGCATTTTGTTTGTATTATCAAATACTTACAGTAAAGAGGTCTGATCTCCTGATTAAAAAGCCCCTTCCTGCCACACTCCCTTTCTGTGTCCTTTCCTCTTCCTTGGTGATTCCTGTGAATAGCAGTTCCATACGCAGGAGAAACTTTATCAAACATTTGGGAAGGATAGGGAAgtttttgcattcttttcctgGAGACTCATTCTTATGGCACAAGTAAAGATACTATGATTGATCTTTGCTCATTATTTTTCTAGTGTTTTTCAGCATATACTGAGTACCTGCTGGCTCTGAGCTAGGCCCTGTGGATACATTGGTCCACAAGATCAGCTTCATTACTGATGAGCTTGGTCTGGTAACATGAGAGCAGAAAACTAAACTGgggttcattttttgttttttttttgagatggagtttcactcttgttgcccaggctggagtgcaatgccgctatcttggctcactgcaacctccgcctcctgcattcaaacgattctcctgcctcagcctcccgagtagctggaactacaggtgtgcgccaccatgcctggctaatttttgtatttttagtagagacggggttttgccatgttggccaggctggtcttgaactcctgacctcaggtgattcacccacctcagcctcccaaagtgctgggattacaggcgtgagccaccatgcccggcctgggaTTCATTCTTTTAGATCATAAATtccaggagggaaggaaaaacagGTCCTTTATATATTAGTTTATAGTTTGCCTAGTAAAGATTAAGTGATAatagaaaaagttattttcaagtAAATATGTAAACTTTAACTTTTTAGGGTCATAAAATGTCTCAATTATACAAAAAAGTCATAGAAATACTTTATCACTGAGATTATCAGCAAATACATATTTCTGAGATACTCTTCTGAGAGTGGGCAAAGCTTGTTCtatgattttcttaaattatttattgagcagtaattttttaaaattgtgatgaaatatgcataacatataGTTTACCATTTtttagtgtacagttcagtggaattaagtacattcacattgctgtgtaattaccaccaccatccacctccagaatttttttatctttacaaAATGAAACTCCAtgcccattaaacactaacttccCATGAATATTGATTGTTTAAAGGAAGATGTTTGTTGGCTGATGTAGACCAGATGCAGATGTAActagaagacatttttaaaaatgtgttcatgGGGTTAATTGTTTTTAGGCTGTCTGCAAGTATTGCAGGTTTAAGAATGGGGGAAATTGAAACTTGGTTAGTGAAGGGTCAGAATTACTGGGCCCCTTTGAGTGGTGTGGATATTGGTCTTTCCGTAAGACTGTTGGGGATTTAATGCTGTGAATATAGATATTGGGGGCATTAACTGCAATTTACTACACTCCTTACAGCTACAGGATGCTCTTTATAGAAATAAggattaggctgggcgcagtggctcacatctgtaatcccagcacttttggaggctgaggcaggcaggtcacttgaggtcaggagcttgaaaccctgtctctactgaaaatacaaaaattagccgggagtggtggtgtgcatctgagatcccagctacttgggaggctgaggcaggaaaattgcttgaacccaggaatcggaggttgcagtgagccgagatcgcaccatcacattccagcctgggcatcacagtgggactcttgtctcaaaaaaaacaaacaaacacacaaaaaaacatctATATGAGTATCTGAGTATAGATTCAAAGAAAAATGTCTGAAAGGATGGGATTATTTCTTGATGGTGGATTTCAAGTGATTTTTACTTCCTCCTTTGCTCTTTTCTGCATTACTGAAGTGTTTTCCAATGAGCATGTGTTATTTATATTTCTGGAAAATACCTTCCCATTTGGGGCCAtgaattcctcatctgtaaaataagagtaGATTAGATTAGGAGTTTGCATCCTGAGCTCTGGGGGTGTCTTGGAGCCCTCTGAGAATGGGCTGGGTGGCTAGGCCTTTCAGTTTCCTGTTTCTTCTCTAATGCTGATTTCATTTGAAGGAGGGGTTTGACAGGTAAAAATGGCTTAGTCACCGAGTAGATGGCATGTAGCATTATTTTTAGTTCTGAAATTCTGAGTCTTGTTTTTGCCTTCTAAGAGCTTAGAGAAGTATATACAAGGGTGATTTTCAAGATATTTGATAAAGGGTAGTGCCGTTGGTCAGAAAATGCTGGCTAGAGTAGGCACCTGGAGGCCTCCTGCTGGCCAGAAGGTAGCCCTTGATTTAGGACTACACTGTGT
This window of the Pongo abelii isolate AG06213 chromosome 21, NHGRI_mPonAbe1-v2.0_pri, whole genome shotgun sequence genome carries:
- the LOC103889846 gene encoding protein PET117 homolog, mitochondrial, which translates into the protein MSRSSKVVLGLSVLLTAATVAGVHVKQQWDQQRLRDGVIRDIERQIRKKENIRLLGEQIILTEQLEAEREKMLSAKGSQKS